In Siniperca chuatsi isolate FFG_IHB_CAS linkage group LG16, ASM2008510v1, whole genome shotgun sequence, the following proteins share a genomic window:
- the LOC122862696 gene encoding protein LBH-like isoform X1 translates to MNTCDTTVGGASGEDETAFQVFEDSVERFTKRSRLLPSIVVEPTDGGEVESGELRWPPDDVSSDVREGHAQVTANQCEDLCDEGRGGANAPVAPPPGQGAESDQDRLSE, encoded by the exons ATGAACACCTGTGACACAACAGTGGGCGGAGCTTCTGGAGAGGACGAGACGGCTTTCCAG GTGTTTGAAGACTCTGTGGAGCGTTTTACGAAACGTTCCAGGCTTCTCCCGTCCATCGTGGTGGAGCCAACAGACGGAGGAGAGGTGGAGAGCGGAGAGCTCCGCTGGCCTCCTGATGATGTCAGCAGTGACGTCAGAGAGGGCCACGCCCAGGTGACAG CCAATCAGTGTGAGGATCTCTGTGATGAAGGGAGGGGCGGGGCCAACGCACCTGTAGCCCCACCTCCAGGCCAGGGGGCGGAGTCAGATCAGGACAGACTGAGCGaataa
- the LOC122862696 gene encoding protein LBH-like isoform X2 has translation MNTCDTTVGGASGEDETAFQVFEDSVERFTKRSRLLPSIVVEPTDGGEVESGELRWPPDDVSSDVREGHAQVTGSSVPVEEAEPQEKVMGGV, from the exons ATGAACACCTGTGACACAACAGTGGGCGGAGCTTCTGGAGAGGACGAGACGGCTTTCCAG GTGTTTGAAGACTCTGTGGAGCGTTTTACGAAACGTTCCAGGCTTCTCCCGTCCATCGTGGTGGAGCCAACAGACGGAGGAGAGGTGGAGAGCGGAGAGCTCCGCTGGCCTCCTGATGATGTCAGCAGTGACGTCAGAGAGGGCCACGCCCAGGTGACAG GTTCAAGTGTACCTGTTGAGGAGGCGGAGCCACAGGAGAAAGTGATGGGCGGAGTTTAA